In bacterium, the following are encoded in one genomic region:
- a CDS encoding HAMP domain-containing histidine kinase: MVSFLEKITGFHESELASFFDSNPNARTEFHRIANNQNRKNAVVFIWFLIFTQFIVGIVRIISGWGGVPYYNLALIGLGVLLLFLFRYRSFRQNVTQISLILFTVWAITFPFFIIRLGGYEAPTYPVYIVIAVYILAFFNYTFRQYLYLYVIIFFSNACIYFLETDVETDSYIYRQSVMLFLYMVALSGAYIHVHLRKKSFQAQFELSQRKSELEKAYKQLEEKELQLVQKEKLASLGTMTAGIAHEINNPLTFIDGNLQSLAEYVNDLKALVSVWDKDFDTIDQQKHYVNSIKERIDYQFLINDLDKLLASCNNGSKRIVDIVNKLKNFSNLDSAEFKTVNLCDSLETMIYLVKSQYTDVEFNYSKKCDRTESAELACNPGLLNQAIMAIIENGIDAARLNKSEIPKIIVSLFANPEEINISITDNGLGISKEVQERMFDPFFTTKDVGKGSGLGLSVAFGIIKQINSDLEFKTALGKGTQFVIKIRK, encoded by the coding sequence ATGGTTTCATTTTTAGAAAAAATTACGGGCTTCCATGAATCGGAGCTTGCAAGTTTTTTCGATTCGAATCCGAATGCGCGTACCGAATTTCATCGAATAGCTAATAATCAAAATAGGAAAAATGCAGTCGTATTTATATGGTTTTTGATTTTTACTCAGTTCATTGTTGGCATTGTACGAATTATAAGCGGATGGGGAGGCGTTCCGTATTATAATTTAGCTTTGATTGGTTTGGGTGTACTTCTATTATTTTTATTTCGTTACCGTTCATTCAGGCAAAATGTTACACAGATATCTCTGATTCTTTTCACGGTTTGGGCCATTACGTTTCCTTTTTTTATCATACGTTTAGGAGGGTATGAAGCGCCAACGTATCCGGTTTACATCGTGATAGCCGTGTATATTTTAGCCTTTTTTAATTACACCTTCAGGCAATATTTGTACTTATATGTGATTATATTTTTTTCTAATGCGTGTATTTATTTTCTTGAAACAGATGTCGAAACCGATAGCTATATCTATCGTCAGTCGGTGATGCTATTTTTGTACATGGTTGCATTGTCCGGCGCTTATATACATGTGCATTTGAGGAAAAAGTCATTTCAAGCGCAGTTTGAATTAAGTCAGCGTAAATCTGAATTAGAAAAAGCTTATAAACAATTGGAAGAAAAAGAACTACAACTCGTACAGAAGGAAAAATTGGCATCGCTTGGAACTATGACAGCAGGTATTGCTCACGAAATAAACAATCCTTTGACTTTTATAGATGGTAACCTGCAATCATTAGCGGAATATGTCAACGATTTAAAAGCATTAGTATCTGTTTGGGATAAGGATTTCGACACCATAGATCAACAAAAACATTATGTTAATTCGATTAAAGAACGAATTGACTATCAGTTTTTGATCAATGACTTAGATAAATTACTGGCTTCTTGCAATAATGGCTCTAAAAGAATTGTTGACATAGTAAATAAACTAAAAAATTTCAGTAATTTAGATTCCGCCGAATTCAAAACAGTCAATTTGTGCGATAGTCTTGAAACGATGATTTATTTAGTGAAAAGCCAATATACCGATGTAGAATTTAATTATTCAAAAAAATGTGATCGAACTGAATCGGCTGAACTTGCGTGCAATCCAGGATTACTAAATCAAGCTATCATGGCTATTATCGAAAATGGAATTGATGCAGCTCGTTTAAACAAATCAGAAATTCCTAAAATAATAGTAAGTTTGTTCGCTAATCCAGAAGAGATTAACATAAGTATTACAGATAATGGCTTAGGCATATCAAAAGAAGTACAAGAAAGAATGTTTGACCCATTCTTTACTACCAAAGATGTAGGCAAAGGTAGTGGACTCGGGCTTAGCGTAGCTTTTGGAATTATAAAGCAGATCAATTCAGATCTCGAGTTTAAAACAGCACTAGGAAAAGGAACTCAATTTGTAATAAAAATAAGGAAGTAA
- a CDS encoding tetratricopeptide repeat protein — translation MEQVGINSNVYAGGKIFHIQTAGSYNDLVVQSEIFEAGRIISVQKKRITDVTEMPEDDFREFVKKYHHEVAWEVELMFFMREKIRNTTHTVSNSKIGLLFLRKGFLDEAISEFQHTIEHDPDLVEVYNHLGLAYLQRGDFSLAIESIQKGIELRPQFPDLRNNLGFAYGKAKKYSEAITEYDKALAINPHYVVVHLNKAITFLESILNNGDTGSLPEVQDRILTVSSIFKTTLMTNPDFANYRFYTFRFEKILKHLTASAYVQAIDIILEVKESIQKPSLDETIHGFYLKFLFGGAGKDEKVINDYRAQLEQHINENPTYADLHNSLGLVYLIQCRNLFLKAMSQFKKAYEINPSYKTAYKNFRLVQNDGREFLNLLRAILK, via the coding sequence ATGGAACAAGTAGGCATTAATAGTAATGTATATGCCGGTGGTAAGATTTTTCATATCCAAACCGCTGGAAGCTATAATGATCTCGTTGTACAATCTGAAATTTTTGAAGCCGGGCGCATTATTTCTGTTCAAAAGAAACGTATTACTGATGTAACAGAAATGCCGGAAGATGATTTTCGAGAATTCGTCAAAAAGTATCATCATGAAGTAGCGTGGGAAGTTGAACTCATGTTTTTTATGCGTGAAAAGATCAGAAACACCACGCATACGGTATCCAATAGCAAAATTGGCCTTTTATTCTTGAGAAAAGGCTTTCTTGATGAAGCCATTTCCGAATTTCAACATACGATCGAGCATGATCCGGATCTTGTGGAAGTTTACAATCATTTAGGACTCGCCTATCTACAGCGTGGCGATTTTTCGCTAGCTATCGAATCTATTCAAAAAGGCATCGAACTGAGACCTCAATTTCCTGATCTGCGTAATAACCTCGGGTTTGCATATGGTAAAGCGAAAAAGTATAGTGAAGCGATAACGGAATATGATAAAGCATTAGCGATTAACCCCCACTATGTAGTCGTGCATCTAAATAAAGCGATAACTTTCCTCGAAAGTATTCTCAACAATGGCGATACAGGAAGTCTTCCGGAAGTTCAAGATCGAATACTCACCGTAAGCTCTATTTTTAAAACCACATTGATGACAAATCCTGATTTTGCAAATTATCGTTTTTATACATTTAGATTTGAAAAGATTTTAAAACATTTGACCGCATCAGCTTATGTCCAAGCCATTGACATTATTTTGGAAGTTAAAGAATCTATTCAAAAACCAAGTCTTGATGAGACTATTCACGGATTTTATTTAAAGTTCCTTTTCGGAGGAGCCGGTAAGGATGAAAAAGTTATTAACGACTACCGCGCACAATTAGAGCAACATATAAACGAAAATCCGACTTACGCCGATTTGCATAATTCGCTTGGTTTAGTATATCTGATTCAATGCCGAAATTTATTCCTTAAGGCCATGTCGCAATTCAAAAAAGCTTACGAAATAAACCCTTCTTACAAAACCGCGTATAAAAATTTTCGTTTAGTACAGAATGACGGGCGCGAATTCCTCAATCTACTTCGCGCTATCTTAAAATAA
- a CDS encoding response regulator, with protein MKEGYLMIPGVKLNSEVFDNMKLCNRKTVLVVEDEPGIRFVTSEFLKMSNFQVVTAENGQEAMKIIVDNKIDVVVTDIMMPKVNGLELLKFVRRLKGESFPVVVVSGSDLESLRVIESEHTRTLRKPYGLDRLAKEIQSISQN; from the coding sequence ATGAAAGAAGGTTATCTGATGATCCCCGGTGTCAAGCTAAATAGTGAAGTTTTCGATAACATGAAACTTTGTAACCGAAAAACGGTGCTTGTGGTAGAAGATGAACCTGGAATTCGTTTTGTAACGTCAGAATTCTTAAAGATGAGTAATTTTCAGGTCGTAACGGCGGAAAACGGTCAAGAGGCTATGAAAATTATAGTGGATAATAAGATCGATGTCGTAGTAACGGATATCATGATGCCTAAAGTAAACGGGTTGGAACTTTTAAAATTTGTTCGTCGACTCAAAGGTGAGTCATTCCCTGTCGTTGTTGTTTCGGGTTCGGATTTAGAAAGTTTGCGCGTCATTGAAAGTGAACATACACGCACGCTGAGAAAACCTTACGGATTAGATCGTTTGGCAAAAGAAATACAAAGCATATCTCAAAACTAA
- the pyrR gene encoding bifunctional pyr operon transcriptional regulator/uracil phosphoribosyltransferase PyrR, protein MNAVEKTITIARAQEINTMLESMARSLISSNPNIESLALIGMRTRGEFIARRLQILIKKFSDIELPMGVLDVSFYRDDTRAKLKQPLVQSTEIRFNINERPLVLVDDVLFTGRSVRAAMDELMDFGRPSRIQLAVLIDRGCRELPIQSDIYGKKITSEMNDKVKVCLEEYDKIDEITLIKGS, encoded by the coding sequence ATGAATGCCGTAGAAAAAACTATAACCATAGCAAGGGCACAGGAAATTAATACCATGCTTGAAAGTATGGCGCGATCGCTCATTTCTTCCAATCCGAACATAGAGTCTCTAGCTTTAATAGGGATGAGGACCCGCGGTGAATTTATTGCGCGTCGATTACAAATTTTGATTAAAAAATTTTCCGATATTGAGCTGCCGATGGGAGTATTAGATGTGAGCTTTTATCGGGATGATACGAGAGCGAAGCTAAAGCAACCATTAGTACAAAGTACCGAGATACGTTTTAACATCAATGAACGCCCCCTGGTGCTTGTCGATGATGTGCTTTTTACGGGTCGATCGGTGCGAGCGGCAATGGATGAACTTATGGATTTCGGGCGACCGTCACGGATTCAGTTGGCCGTACTTATAGACAGGGGATGTCGCGAGTTGCCGATCCAATCGGATATTTATGGAAAAAAAATTACTTCAGAAATGAATGATAAAGTAAAAGTTTGTTTGGAAGAATACGATAAAATTGATGAAATAACTTTGATTAAAGGCAGTTAA